GTGAAAACTAAGCAATAAAAACATTGAAGTAAGAAGTTGGAGAATTACTATGAAGGACCTGACGACTTGATTTTATACCAGACGAAACTGTGAACAGAAGAGGAGAACCTCCATCCACTCCATCAATACCGTAATTAAGAGGAAGACTGGTCTGAGATTTAGCTCGGTCAAGGATAAGAACAAGCAATAAAGTTCTCTTCAATATAATATTCCCCAGATTCTCGTAGTATCCTGGTCTGTACAAACCTTCCACCTTCTTGTTATAGGCATAAGCCTTTGCAAGTCCAGTGTGCGAGAAGAATTGCTTTTCTATTATCATCTTCAAAAATGAAATATCTTTCACAGAACTAAAATCTCCCTCGGGTGATATCAGGGAATcaccaccaaaaataatatacaacCCAATTCGAAGCCAAATTGGGTTGTAGGACATTAGAATTTTAGTAGCCTTTTCCTTAACTCCAACATCTGTAACTATAGGACAATTTGCTTTCATCTTTAACCTCCCTCCATCTATATTCTGCCAATTAaccagaaacaaaaataaacttcaatgTTATACCATTAACAAATTATAACCAACAAGAATACTTAAAATCTGTAGCAAAAGCCATCATCCCTACAGACAAAAAGTTAAAAAGGTAGTGTTTGGGTACTTGAATTTCagattttggatttgaattttaaaaatacatacaaatatgatactcataattatttctcaaatccataatttttttggatgcctacttattattgaatttgaaattcCTACGGAATTTAAGAATTTGACAAAACACGCATTTCATTCTCATAATTTATACAGCAAATGAAATCAATTCGCGTTCCCAAAAATTTAGAGAATTCAACCTTAGCTGCTTGAGTCATGACATTGAAAACCTCTTTGCAGCTCACCAAACTCAAATAAACCTGCATCCGCTGCTTCAATTCATCAAAACTACATACTTCCTTCAACGAAGACCTCAAACTCGAGTACTTCAAACTTGAAACATCCGCAACAACATTTTCAGATTCCTCCCCTCTCCACCACAACTCTCTCATCCTTTTCGGGCTTCTCCAGGCACTGTCCACTCGCACAACATTACTCTCATTGCATCCATTAATTGACAAATCACAGCCGCAAAGCTCCGGATTCTGAAAGAGGAAATTGAGCCAAGCAGTGAGAGATTTAGCCAAAGACTTTAGCGATCGGTCCTTCTTGAGTTGCTCTTTGCAAGCGGACTGAGATCGCTCCAACTGGAAGGCTTTGAGCTTGGCTTTGGCTTTGGAGCGGGAAGAGGAAGGGACAAGGGAAGGCTGAGAACGGTAACGAAATGACGAGGATGACCTCGGAGTTTCATTACAAGCGGTGAAGAATTGAGGATTCTTAGGAATGCGTTTTGGGGTTTTGAAATTGGAGATGTCTTTAAGAACGAAAGAAGAAGATAATGGAGGAAAACGCTCTTCTTCCtccatttttttcctctttttttttttggtttaatttgatCTGTGACTTACATACAGTTCAGCTGGTGCTGGTATCTTTGAtggagttttcttttttttcttttttttttttgagcaaATTAGAGAAGAAAGTAAATTGAGAGGGAGAAGAAGGGGAAATTTAGTActtgttattttgaatttgaaatttggaGCGCGAAGTGATACGATTGACATGATGAAGCCGGGTGCTCAGGCACGTGATGGAGTCCGATAAAAGATTTCACACGTGTTTACAtgtctttaaaaaatttttaaaaaaaattacattctaAAATAGGTTTCCGATTCATTTTTCACTAAAAGATTTGTGACATTCCTTATTGTTTTTTACTAAACTTAAGGACTTTTCTATAATTAGACTTATgcatcttttttttctcttttcacaTTTGTTCATCACATCTAGAATCCCCCTTCCTTTCGTGACGTAGTAGTTAAATACAAAGTCACTTGAGCCACATCTTCTTCTAGTCATGGTAGCCGGTACCATTCTAGTATCGCTCGTACCGATGTTCTAGTGGTAAATCGGAACAATAAACCTTAAGTTACGTTTTAATGCAAATTTCGATCGTATTAATGCTTATTGGTTGTTTTTACCCGTATCAATCAGAATATGGTGTTTCAGTTGgaaccaaaaaattaaattttaaatatattttaaatttaagtttttttattatttatttgtaacaataataattttaaaacattttaaaatttattttaatttttagtatttattttaatttattgaattatgaattgttaTATGCATAGTATGAGATGatcttattgtttaatttatgaaataatatttttgtttgttttgtgtaGCTTactaaacaatattttatataattgatgagtgtttttttatatatcttaAATTTTACACGTGGTGAGATTTGAACTTATATCATcgacatttttaaaatattttccttaccacttcaacaaaaattttatttttataagtattttgtatttgagatttatttaatttcattatttgatatttgtaaataacttttatatacatatatcaaatgtttttcaaaaatagcaATAAATCTAAAATGGTACACCCAAATGAATCGATGCCACTATGTATAAGTACCGGTAGAAAAATGATACATCCATTAATACAATACTGACTATTTTGCTTCTAGCATCACCCATTTTAGGTTTGATCCCATAGTTATCAACTCCTTCACTTTCTCTTTCTCCAAGTTAATGAATGATCTAGTTAGCATCGGAGCTGCAACACTGTGCAGCAGGTCCCTCAAATGGAATTTGTTATTTAAGTtccttataaaataattaaattattattcaattccgCCCCAAAAAGATTTTAGATTCATCCCTGGCTTTAATTCTACGAACACATATGGGCCACAATTAATAATGTAATTCTAACCATTTTTTCCTGAGTCAAAGTTACACCTATTATTATCAATTAAGTTTTAACTCGGTTAAAACTATAGTTATTGCAGCAATCAATAATATATTAGCTCGAGTGTGACTAAGCTTGTATTTCATCCGATTTAGAAGTCGAAAGAGATTACATATAAAGATAGGTATTATACATCAATTATTCAGCAACACAATTACATTATAATGCTACAAGGTGCTTTAAGTTTTAATGGATTCTAACAGTCCTTAGGCTCAATTTCTATCAGCATTCCATCACTGAAAACTGGAAAAGGGTTTCTCGAAAATGAATTGTCCAAGCAACAAAGCTTCCATTTAAATCGAGTCACCAAGTAATGAATTGTAACCAACGTTTCGATCCTCGCAAACTCGTTCCCGGGGCAAATCCGCGCTCCACCTCCAAATGCCACAAAGCAATATGGCGGGATCGACGCTTGTTTCTCGAACCGCGCTGGATCAAACTTCGACGGGTCCGAGAAAATTCTCCCATCCATGTGTGTCATGTTTGCGGCCCAAATCACCTAAAATTCTCAAAAGATTGCATATTCGGTTTAGAGATAATTATGATACTAAACCAAACTATTAAACTAAGGACCAACATAAAAGGGAGCCAAAGGGCCTTTAGcatccaaaatttttgaaatttttacttaaaatttctccaaatttttttaaaattctaatcaaGCTCTacaaaaagttttaaaattttaaattaaacccTCTAAaactttctcaatttttttattatttttttcaaaatttttaaaattttaattagacccttcaaaaattttaattaaactcctTAGAACTTAATGCTACGTGCCACTATTGTATTAAACGATATAAATTCTTACTTGCCATCCTTTGGGGATAGTGTATCCTTCATATTCAAAGTCTTTGAGGACTTTCCTAAGAGAACCTAACAATGGAGGGTTCATCCTTAAAGTCTCCATTGCTACTCTCCATGTGTATTTCATCTTGGCAAGGTCATCCCACGATAAAAGCTCCGAAGTTTTGGTCTTGGCTATCTTTTCTTGTTCTATAATTTCAAGCTTAATTAGAAATACTATAAACATGGTTAATAGAATCAGTTGGTTGAATTAAAAATAGATGATACAATCAATTCAATCGGTAccataaaattgaaagaaaattaaattggtcaaaaaaaatcaaatcagataaaatttaattaaaaactgtTTGAATcagatttaagttaatttaaatatttaattttattttttataatttataaaatgatgtttatgtttctagcattatttatttgtgttttttaattttaatgattttttagattttttttacaatggTTGAACCAGGGATTAGTGGTCTAACAAATTCGATCACGGTTTCTTTAATTTGGTCCCTCTACTATGCTCAATTTTGGGATTAATACTTGTAATTTTTGGCATAATTTAATCTCACtgtttttataaagttattagttaactcaaataattaacaccattaattaatccaattaaaatgtgaatgtgaatttttcttaaaaagcaTCCCTCCCACAAAAAAGAACCATATCAAATCCCAGATTTGAGCATAGTAGAAGGGCCAAAATCACAATTCGCCCATCTTCGTGTAATCAAACATGTTTCGAACTTGAATCATTCGCTTACCTTGCACGATTTTATCATAAACGGATCGATCCATACCCAAAAGCCTGACCAAGAAAGTAATGAGAACGGAGGATGTATCATACCCCGCTATCATCACACCTATTACGTTGTCCACGATTTCTTCATCGGACATACGGATCGAAGGCTCAGTTTTTCCGATACCGAGCAAGCAAGCGATGAGATCTTTTCGAGTATCAGCAACCCTTTGCTCCAATGCAGCCTTCCTTTCACTAATAAGATTCTTGATGAATGCTCTGAGTTGTGCACTAGCTTTAAGGCTACGGTTGAACCGTGTGAAGAGAAGGTTTATTGGTAATGACATTAAGCCGTTCATCATATGTTGAAGAAGCTCTATAAGATTGTTTCTTGTTTCTCCTTTTCCAATGCCAAATATGAGTGAGCTCATTATGTTGAAAGTGAGAGTCTTCATCAATGGCATTACCTATCAGGAACACCAAGCCACAAAATTGCTTTAAGGGAGCAAAagatgaattataaattttttggaAGGCAAAGTGAAATTCTACTGTTATACTAATTTGTAATTCCATAAAttctaaaaggattaaatcataaattctaCTGTTATCAATTTGTAATTCCACTACCTACCCTTTTATCTACGCCCCTTTACGTAGGTAGTTATAGGAAAGGGAAAAATGTCTGAATTTAATCTCcctaatttcattttgaatattttaatctctctacttttataatgattagtaaatttaaattgataagaGGGTTACCGATTGAGTCTCAGTTTGATTGGCATTGTTATTGCTACGAATTCGAGTGTGTTGAAGCGTATTATCTTCTTACATgccattaattaatttaaatagctaataccattattattttgattaaaatatcgATATAAATCTATTAATAATACCCATTccaacacacacacacacacacaaaaataacCCATATCAGTATCATGAGTCGAAATCTATCTcaataaattaaagttcaaatttaaggagaaaaactaaaatttgaccAATTGTATCAGACCTTACCATAACCTTTTGATTCCCATGCCAATGCATCTCTACATGATTTCTAACTTCTTCATCCATCTTCCCAACATATTGTTTCAACATTTCAGGCTTCAAAAACGAAACAAGGGCTCCCCTCACACGCTTGTGATCATCGCCGATCAACGCGGTCATATTTCTCTCTCCACAGATCCTTTTAAACGACGGCGGTTGGTGGTTTCCGAGTACGTTACCGTCGCAAGTGAAGATGAACTTGTTAGCACTCTGCCCGTGTACGAAAACCGTCGGGGTACCGAAGAGGCTGAGCTTAGAAACGGGACCGTATTTACTTGTTCTTTGTAGAAGCCATTGCTCGATGCTGTTGGTTCGCATTGCATGTAGGAAACTAAGGGTTTGGCCTATGAGGGGAAACCCCATGGAACCTGGTGGATGCTTTTTGGGTGGTGTTTTTCTTGTTAAGGCAAAGTAAAGAGAAGTGAgtaaaaggaagaagatgaaacaGTTTGTAAGATCCATTGTAATTGAAAGTT
This genomic window from Gossypium raimondii isolate GPD5lz chromosome 10, ASM2569854v1, whole genome shotgun sequence contains:
- the LOC105775876 gene encoding cytochrome P450 716B1; its protein translation is MDLTNCFIFFLLLTSLYFALTRKTPPKKHPPGSMGFPLIGQTLSFLHAMRTNSIEQWLLQRTSKYGPVSKLSLFGTPTVFVHGQSANKFIFTCDGNVLGNHQPPSFKRICGERNMTALIGDDHKRVRGALVSFLKPEMLKQYVGKMDEEVRNHVEMHWHGNQKVMVMPLMKTLTFNIMSSLIFGIGKGETRNNLIELLQHMMNGLMSLPINLLFTRFNRSLKASAQLRAFIKNLISERKAALEQRVADTRKDLIACLLGIGKTEPSIRMSDEEIVDNVIGVMIAGYDTSSVLITFLVRLLGMDRSVYDKIVQEQEKIAKTKTSELLSWDDLAKMKYTWRVAMETLRMNPPLLGSLRKVLKDFEYEGYTIPKGWQVIWAANMTHMDGRIFSDPSKFDPARFEKQASIPPYCFVAFGGGARICPGNEFARIETLVTIHYLVTRFKWKLCCLDNSFSRNPFPVFSDGMLIEIEPKDC